ATGGCGAAAACCTGGATAGTCTTGCTGTTTTGGCTAATCGTTTCGGTGCTGTAGTGGGTTCGGTTAAAGGCGCCACTGACCTGTATGTGGAAGCAGTAACCGGCATGCCGCAAATCGTGATTGAATACAACCGCGACGCTATTGCACAGTATGGCCTGAACATCACAGAAATTAACCGTATTGTGAATACAGCCTTCGCCGGCCAAAGCAGCGGGCTTGTTTATGAAGGAGAAAAACGTTTTGATCTGGTAGCCCGTCTGAGTGGGCAACAACGCCGGCAGCTGTCTGATGTGCAAAACCTACTGATCCCTACGCAACGTGGCGAACAGATCCCCCTGTACCTCGTAGCAAAAGTATCAATAGAAGAAGGTCCCAACCAGATACAGCGGGAAGATGCCCAGCGCCGCATTGTTGTTGGTTTTAATGTCCGTGGCCGTGATGTACAGTCGATTGTAGAAGAATTGCAGCAGAAGGTAGGGGCTAAGATCAAGCTACCGCCAGGTTACTATGTGACCTATGGTGGTGCTTTTGAAAATCTGGAGGCTGCCAAAAAGCGGTTGAGTATTGCTGTACCTGTGGCACTGTTGCTGATATTTTTTATGCTATATTTTGCTTTCAGCAGCGTGCGTCAGGGTTTACTGATCTATTCGGCCATACCATTGTCGGCCATAGGTGGGATTTTTGCGCTGGCCATCCGTGGTTTGCCCTTCAGTATCTCTGCGGGTATTGGTTTTATTGCCTTGTTTGGCGTGGCAGTACTCAACGGCATTGTATTGATCGCGGAATTCAACAGGCTGCAGAAAGAAGGGCTAAACGATGTCCGGGATATTGTGCTAAAGGGTTCCAGTGTACGCCTCCGGCCTGTGTTGATGACAGCTTCTGTGGCTTCTCTTGGCTTTCTGCCGATGGCATTGAGTACAGGAGCCGGCGCTGAAGTACAGCGGCCTCTGGCTACTGTAGTGATCGGAGGATTAGTAGTAGCTACCTTACTGACTTTGTTTGTATTACCAGCCCTATACATAATTTTCGAGAAAAGTCGCCTTTCAAAACTACCGAAGAGCGCTGTTATGCTGTTGTTGCCGGTCTTTTTACTGCTGGCTCCCAATACGCACGCCCAACAACCCATTACACTTAACGCTGCGATTGATACAGCATTAGCGAATAACCTGACCATGCGTAATCAGCAATTGAATGCGAACTATCTGGAAAAGTTAAAACAAGCAGGCTGGGACGTAAACCAGACGATGATAAGCGGGGAATACGGCAAGATCAACAGTGCTTACAATGATAACCGCTTTAGTATCTCTCAAACTATAAAATTCCCGGTTATCTATAACCGACAGAAAAGCCTCCTACAGGACGAATGGAAGGAAGGAGCGCTGAATGTGGTGCTGAAACAAACTGAATTAAAAAAACAGGTGACATTGGTGTATTACCAAATGATATACCTGCGTGGTAAAAAGGAACTGCTTCTGTATACAGATAGTATTTATGCCATGTTCCTGGACAAAGCCTCACAACGTTTTAAGCTGGGGGAAAGTAACCTGTTGGAAAAAACTACGGCGGAAACGCAACGCGGTCAGATTGCTCAGCAATTGAAGCTGCTGCAACAGGATTACAGCATTTTGCAGGCCAGGTTGAAAGTACTGCTGAATACTACCTCAGATATTGAACCAGCTAATGATCCGCTGAAAATGTTGATGCCTGCTGCTATTGATTCTACGGCGCTTTCAAAACATCCTTATGCACAGCTGTTAGCGCAGCAACAGCAAACCAGTCAGTCGAGGTATAAGCTGGAAAAATCACGTCTGCTGCCAGATCTTGTTGTTACTTACAATAATATGTCTATGCGTGGCATGGGTGCTGACGATAAAGAATATACCGGTAGTACGCGCTTTCAGGCTGCTCAGGTGGGTGTAGGTATTCCGCTTTTTTTCGGGGCACAGAAAGCGAAAATCGGTGCACAAAAGATTAATCAGGAACTGGCAGAGAACAACTATCAGTCGGGCCTTCAGCAACTCAGATTGCAATACGAGGAAGCCGTAAAACAAATCGACAAGGCGATACAGGCGGTGGATTATTATGAGCAAACAGGCTTGCCAAATGCTGAAACAATTATTACAACTGCGCAGCAGCAATTTATCGGCGGGGATATCAACTACCTCGACTGGGTAATGCTCAACAATCAGGCTTTCACCCTGAAGAATGAATACCTGGATGCTGTGAATAATCTTAACCAGGCTGTTATCGACATCAATACTTTATTAAACAGGTAAATTTTTGGGATACATGAAACAATTTGTTATTGCTATATGCGCGTTACTGGTTTCCTGCGGCAGTGGTCCAAAACAAGATGAAAAAGTTCCGTCTTCCAAAAAGGAAGGACTCGTAGAATTAACCGCGGACCAGATGAAAAATTCAGGCGTTGTTATTGCGGGTATGGAAAAACGCCGCATTGCATCGGTTATTAAGGTGAACGGTCAAATTGATGTTCCTCCGCAGAATATGGTGAGCATCAGTTTTCCATTGGGAGGCTTCCTGAAGTCCACTAATCTTTTACCCGGCATGCATGTGAATAAAGGGGCGGTGATCGGGGTTATGGAAGATCAGCAATTCATCCAGCTGCAGCAGGACTATCTGACATCATCCGCTAAATTGGATTATCTGGAAAAAGAGTATAACCGGCAACGGGAGTTGAATAAAACCAAAGCTACCAGCGATAAAATGTTTGAGCAAACGGAGGCGGAATTCAGAAGT
The genomic region above belongs to Chitinophaga sp. 180180018-3 and contains:
- a CDS encoding CusA/CzcA family heavy metal efflux RND transporter; this encodes MLNKIIEFSIRNKLIVGLLILGLIGYGIYEVTKLPIDAVPDITDNQVQIITVAPSLGAPDVERLISFPIEQANSNIPGLNKIRSFSRFGLSVVTIVFDDIVDVYWARQQVTERLQEVQSQIPTGFGIPKLAPVTTGLGEIYQYVVRPKKGYEERYSAMELRTIQDWIVRRQLLGVKGVADVSSFGGFLKQYEIAVEPAKLKAYGITINDVFNALQTNNQNTGGAYIEKGPTVLFIRSEGLVGTDDDIRKIVVKNTANGTPLLIRDVGQVRLGYATRYGAMTYNGEREVSGAVVMMLKGANSNEVIKNIKNRIDQIQKTLPEGVMIDAFLDRTKMVNNAIGTVERNLLEGALIVVFVLVLFLGNFRAGLLVASVIPLAMLVAVIMMNTFGVSGNLMSLGALDFGLIVDGTLIIVEACMFRLHHHNKSLITQREMDDLVLETSGRMRNAAVFGELIILIVYLPIFALAGVEGKMFKPMAQTVAFALFGAFLLSLTYVPMMSALVLSKKIPSKPSWSDRMMEKLQHRYSKLLDQVLGFPKVLISTALGLLMIALVVLSQLGGEFIPRLEEGDFAVETRVLTGSNLNTSITAVSQGAKILLTKFPEVEKVVGKTGSSEIPTDPMPIDASDMMVILKDKKEWTSAKTFDELTEKMSKELEAVPGVTFGFQYPVQMRFNELMTGARQDVVCKIYGENLDSLAVLANRFGAVVGSVKGATDLYVEAVTGMPQIVIEYNRDAIAQYGLNITEINRIVNTAFAGQSSGLVYEGEKRFDLVARLSGQQRRQLSDVQNLLIPTQRGEQIPLYLVAKVSIEEGPNQIQREDAQRRIVVGFNVRGRDVQSIVEELQQKVGAKIKLPPGYYVTYGGAFENLEAAKKRLSIAVPVALLLIFFMLYFAFSSVRQGLLIYSAIPLSAIGGIFALAIRGLPFSISAGIGFIALFGVAVLNGIVLIAEFNRLQKEGLNDVRDIVLKGSSVRLRPVLMTASVASLGFLPMALSTGAGAEVQRPLATVVIGGLVVATLLTLFVLPALYIIFEKSRLSKLPKSAVMLLLPVFLLLAPNTHAQQPITLNAAIDTALANNLTMRNQQLNANYLEKLKQAGWDVNQTMISGEYGKINSAYNDNRFSISQTIKFPVIYNRQKSLLQDEWKEGALNVVLKQTELKKQVTLVYYQMIYLRGKKELLLYTDSIYAMFLDKASQRFKLGESNLLEKTTAETQRGQIAQQLKLLQQDYSILQARLKVLLNTTSDIEPANDPLKMLMPAAIDSTALSKHPYAQLLAQQQQTSQSRYKLEKSRLLPDLVVTYNNMSMRGMGADDKEYTGSTRFQAAQVGVGIPLFFGAQKAKIGAQKINQELAENNYQSGLQQLRLQYEEAVKQIDKAIQAVDYYEQTGLPNAETIITTAQQQFIGGDINYLDWVMLNNQAFTLKNEYLDAVNNLNQAVIDINTLLNR